A stretch of DNA from Acanthopagrus latus isolate v.2019 chromosome 7, fAcaLat1.1, whole genome shotgun sequence:
ATCAATTTACCTTCACCTTATTATTACCACCATATTTCTCTAATACACTAACAATGCCATTTTGTGCTAACAGGAAGTTGCCATGATGCAAAAACACCAgacagtttaacaaaaaaaacaggtttattgAAAACTAAATGGCTATTATTtaacatcagaaaaataaataatggaaaatgtttCAAGTTTTGATGTGATGAGCAGTCAGACATGTGGCGGTATCAGATACCCTTGTGATAAAGATGTGAGTTCGGTCCACAGTGTTAcattacagtacaatacaattgcttaaagggacagttcaccctaaaatcaAAATCAGTCATAGAGATGTGTGCTTTCTCTTATAACGGAACTAGATTGCACTAAACTAATGGTGCTCAAAGctacacaaaaacatatttgaaaaactcaacagcaatgtctcgTTCCTGtaatcatgacctggttactcaagataatccacagactttaTTGTGAGCAGTTTTATGGAGGaaccattgtttttgattcTGAGTCACTGTGCATAGATGGGAGGCTTGTGCTCCTCAAAGCACAGGATGCAAGCATTATCGGCATCCTCTTaagctgagctgcagtgttAGTGAGCAAAGTCTGCTAGCCTCTCATCCATCAGTAGATACATGCCTCTTCATGCATGGTGATGGCAGGTGTAGATATTTCTACAGCcaacatctccaaaactcaggAGCTCACAACAACCAGTTTAGATGGATAAAGAGCAtcacaggtaagaggaaaaatatgcatttttgaATTTGGAGGGAACTGTCACTTTAAGCAAAAGTTTTTCACAGAGTGTTTCAGAGTGCAAGATCTGCAAAGCTAAATTTTTGTCTTACCACAAATTGTGGTTGCAGAACAGAAAACGTAGACTGCTAGAGTGAAGTAATTTAACCTTTAGCCTTGTATGAATGCAGCATTCAATAAGTCAAATTAAAGTAACATTGTTACTTGTATATTATGAAGGTAATGATCACTGCAGACTCTTTTATTACAAACTTTTTGACAGCATTATATCATAACGATAATTGGACTTTTGAAGGCAACAATGATTAAAAATCAGCGTTAGGCTTTCATTGGCCTATGCATGTGAATAATGACCAGCATTTTCCAACTTCTGCACTCTGAAATTTCTTAACCAACAAAGCTTTGTGTCTGAACTttatctttgcatttttttaaaatattcactcAATATATACTGAACAAATAGAACAATGTTAATATCACTCCACTGTTCTTAGCTATCCTCAGAAACctgcatttcattcattttctttagaTTATTGATTAATATCTGCCAGAGCCTAACAGATATATGGTTTGGCCAACatcataaatatataattactGGTGTATATGTTGTCCAGTATATGCCAAAATGAAAGCTTTTTTacagaacataatgcagaaaaagatgcttggggcAATTTAGAATTAGTGAAGTCACAGTCGACTTCACTGTTTCattgcactgatgtcattttggacaataaagttcaaaacatcctgcctccattacatatGCATCTTCGTGTTTATAAgaatatcagctgataaatTAATAGCCCTTAGAGGCCAGCATCAGGCTCTATTGTTCTCATTCAGCTATGTCTAAATCTGACCTGAGGAAAATATAGCCAATAAACCTCCCAGAAACCTTCACAATAAATATATCCTAAAACTCTCAAAGCAAAAATTACCATAACACATTCAActtattaaaggataagtttaTCCAAAAATGgaagttcagtcattatctaatCAACGCCATGCTAAtggaaagtcaagtgaagtttcatagtcccAAAAATGCTTCAAAGAGCTAATTTGGCATAATCTAATTCTTTGGCAGCCCTGAGAtcctgaattgatttgaaaagatgttatttacaccctgtTTAATTCAAAATCTTTACTATAGCTGCTAAGCTACAAGCATTAGCATGCACCCTGTCTTTGTGTAAGAGTGAGATTACATATCAAGggtacaaaaaaacatcttttgaaatCAATTTGGGTTCTCTGGGCTTCAGGGGAATATGCTGTATGGAACCATTATTTCtgattatctttttaaaattgttttaaaacaagctacttcagttgttgaggagaataCTGCCGCACCGGTTTGCAGTGAAgctcttaaaaatgttttgtgaactatgAAACCTCACCCATCTTTCCATGGACATGGTGGTCCATGGTGGTGGATATaaaagactgaattttcatttttgggtaaCCTGCCCTTTTAActgtttcacacacagctgctctcaaacaataaaaaccccAGTAAATAATTCAGTGCAACCGCATCCCAAAACCATGTTCAACACTAAAGATATGTCTCAGTGCTCCAAGAAGACATTATTTTGTATAATCAAACCACCCTGACAAATTCAGATATGGATTAGTGAGGAGATGATTTGTCTTGTTACAAATGTAATAGTCTGTTCTATGTGATTCTCACTAGCAATACCGTCAAATTAGAAAGTATTTAAAGTCCTTCTCTAATTATAATGCCTTTGTAACGTGTTTACAGTGCACTCTCAGGTGTGCCCCTTAAGtagcacagacacactcagcAATCAGATCGTGTCATCTGAAAATATTCAAGTATTACCTGCCAGTTCCTGGTGAAGTAAACAATGCAGACGACGGCAAATAATGGAGGTTAAAATACAAATGATCAACAATGTAAAATAGAAGCTACATGAATGTGTCACACCCTGAGGATGACACTCAAAGAACTGAGCAAAATCCTGGTGGATTCTACTCACTCGGCAACTAACGCAACACTTGAAGGGTTTTCCACCAGATCTGACCCCAATTAATGCCGTCTGACACACATTTCAGAGAGCTGGGGGAATTATCCTCTGGTGTGATTAGTCTTCCCAGCAATCAAAGAGTCTTGCCTGTTAACTTTGCTGCGTAATTAGGTCAACAACTCTTTGTGTGTAGGTTCAACTTCAGGACAgcagaaatcacagaaatgtcCTGCAGTCGGTTAAGCAAGCGTGGTACTTGACCTGTTGTCTAGCTGCAACATGTTGAAATCTCAAGTTGTCTGTCCTTCGGGAAAGTTTTTAGGATATATGGATATATGGTATCTATGACCCTTCCCTCCTTCATATGCAATCTTCTTCCATTTGTGGTCTGATGACCCTAAGTCCTTCAATAAAAAACTCATGTAACTTTGTGTCTGTATCCCTACCTACAGTTTTCTGCCTCTGCACCCTGCTTCTCCACAGGGATTGCTGTGTCAGGGTTATTGGAGTCCTACCAGACATACAGGGAGGGGGAGGTTGAACTATGTCTTAgcctgccccctgctggagatTTCTGTCATAGTTTTCGAGGCAGATGTGGACGCGCTGAGTGAAGTAGCTCGGGTCGGAAATGGCCCGGAGGAGGTCGGTCTGGACCAGTGTGATGTCATAGAGCTCAGAGGTGCAGGCCGTACGGGTCTCAGCACCGTCTGGGTCCAAGAACacctgagaaaaacacacacacattcccaggacacagagaaaagagaaaaaaaaaaaacagagaggggggaagTCATGCTCTGAACCAGCAACAGTCTCGCCAAAACATCTGTGGTAATGTATTCACTGGGTCTGATTCCAGTTACGGGAAAAGCTGCATTCATTCTGTCTGACAAGGCCAAAAAAAATTCCTTATAAACATAACAGTATCTATAGAGACCATAGCATAAACGACTCACTGacgaatacacacacacacacacacacacacacacacacacacacacacacacacacacacacagcagtagaGAATGTAAGCAAAACTGGATCATGCATTACACTACATGGATGGTGTGAGATggttttttgtgaaatgttagGGCCCTGACACACAACGAGGGTCGTACATCAGCCAATGTCGGGGCTGTCTGAGAGTGTCTGTCTTCACcagtgctctttttttccatatttaaagaaaaaatctgcatgtgtttgctcTGTAAAGAGGGAAACCATATAACCTGCTGTTTATGTGAGGACAAACCAGGCTGTTTTCAAGTAAAAAGTTCAAGTGATAGGCAAGAAAAACGTTTTGCTCCTGCAGTTCACTACattacatgaggaaaaaaactcATCTGCCTGTTAACATtgtgcaaaaacaacagagctgaatGCATAATtaatgcagcagagagagagagagagagagagagagagagagagagagagagagagagagagagagagagagagagagagagagagagagagagagagagagagagagagagagagagagagagagagagagagagagaaagatgaaagatgaaagatgaaagagTATAATTCTCTATTCCAACAAGTTATCATGATCTGATCTACAGCTATTTGAGATGTCATCTGATCTCCTGCCAACAGTCTTTCTGAGTGGGAGACGGCGTGTTCTTACTGCACTAaagcatgtttacatgtttatcTCTTCAGCATCCTTGTCTCACAGATCTAAGCTGTGCCAAAAACCCGAGGTTTCAATTTACTAACAATCCATACAGACCACGTCCCATTAAGAGTAGTGACGTTACCTTGGGTTGAACTATGGTATCCTCGTCATTCTGCCGAATGTTGTCGTCTATGAAGATGTGCTGAACATTTTGGTCAAAGGGGTCGACCCACAGCGGCTTGCCGCCACGAATAGAGAAGGTATTACACGCCCACCTGGAGAAGAATCATGGGCACAGAAGGATGTGTTAAAAGTGAGTGAATGGATAGAGGCCACAAAACCAACCTTGATGGTGGCTTGAGGATTGTGATTTCGTACCAGTCGAAATGGTCCTGAAAGCCTCCCAGGCCCTGGACTGAGCTCAGGTACTGGTAAAGGCCTCTTTCTCCATCCCGAGTCGACACTCTGTCTTCAGCTCGGCTCAGGACGATTCCCCTCTTGCTGCAGCGGATCTTGCCTGCAGTCATATTCACACTTAACTGAACCGAGAGCAACAAGaggagtcagagtcagagagagaaacaaagaggggGAACTGCTCTTTGGTAGGCAGAAGACCAAGAGAAACTTGTGGGAaattatgttgttattaaaaCCCAAACCCAAATTAACTGTCaaatcagctttttcttttctcacacatTAAAATAATGAGCACAATAACCCTGTAGCTTTAAAACAGAGTGGACACTTTAGAGGAAAACACCTTAAATCTATCTAACGGCATTGAAATGATTCTTGACTTGACTGTGTCATGGTggagtttaaaaataaaaaaaggcctCTGGCAGTTTTAACTTAATTTGACACCACAATTTAAGTAGTATCAGCTGTTCATCAGTTAAATCAGTTATTTAACTGAAACACTGTCCGTAGCTGTGCCGATGGAGCAGCCTAAAGATGGCAGTGTTAATCAATACTTGGTTTAAGAGCTAACACCTCCAAGCTAATTATGCTCCTGTTAACAACagttgtgtttagtgctaaCAGACTCTTTTtgtggcagacattttgacttgttgaagcaggaaaagcacatgTGGAATTTACACCTTATTGATGGTTGCATTCCATTTGGGTGAGGTCCAGGGCTCAGGTAATGTGCATGGAGAATggagccatcattaatgttaagTCAAAAAGTCAGGCCTCTGCAAGGCTTTATTGATGGAACAGCTGAGGactagacaggaaacaggatgagagaaagggggagtgacacgcagcaaagggccccaggccgggatTCAAACCCGGggccactgcagcgaggacaaagcctctgtacatgggataCCAACTGAACTGAACCCCGAGCAATGATTATTTTTATAGGCTAACCTGAATGAAAACATCCCCCTTGTTCCCTCGATACTTGGATCATTGCTGAAAATaaactgtgtcaaacacaagtttatgatacttatatgtttttttcagcaaaataatcttcacagatgaactccacttCTGCGATTTtcaaaacatgaattaaacacTAGAAGTAAAAAGCTTACTACACAATTATTATACTATAATAGCTATAAAACTATAATTTTCTACAATCTGATCAGTCTACAAGTTGAAAAGTTAGAAgtagaatagtttgtaactgaagtcggcctgtaaagacagactAGTGCGTAGAAAAGTCTCCGTGGTCGTATTCCAGTGATCCACATCCACTGTCATCGAGTATGTTTCATCATTGAGTCACACCCTGAGGAGTCCGTTTTATCGAACTGTGATTTAACAAAGCTACCATGGAGGTTAGAAAGCTTAAACCATCAAGTTGGGCATTTGCATGAAAATCTGAAATTGACAGATGAAGTCAAAAGAGTTTCTAAAGTGGTTTAGTTTTTATGGGCAGTGCAAGTTTAGTGTGTTCCTTGGCATGCATGGACACTAACACCCCAATGCACAATTAATAACCACAACTACACTGCTTTAATTAGGCTTGTTTTTGCTCCTCACCCATCTCTAATACTTGACAGTAATGAtgaagctggagctgctgcacccAGAAACTGATGCAGGAGAACAAACAGCTCAAGTTCAGAAACTGAACAATCACATTATGTCATGTGATTACCCTCCCCCCTGCTCTACGTGTCTAAAGCAGAGATAAATAGCTTCTGACAGGAGTGTCTGAATAAGACCTCCACTGCGTTCTCTTCCAGACAGCTCACTGTGCCTGACAGGTTCACCATCTGACATCTCTTTCACCCCTCGCCCCATCATCTGTCCATTCCACTCTCCACTGTTCTCTCAAAATCAATGTGTTCCACCCCATTGAGCTAACAGGTACAACCCTCTGGGAGTCAAGGAGTTGCGCTGCAGGGTGCAGAAGGTCATGCTCTTCAAAAGTACACTTCGCAGTCAAATGTTTATCAAAGTAAGAAAGAATGAAGAATGAATTCTTTGATGTGTTCATTCTACACATTGCAGAGTTTACTTTTGGTGCAATTAatatttcagtcagaagtcaTGCATGTTGTAGGGCTGTAAATAAAGATCATCTTAATTACCTATTaatctgctgatcattttcagACTTAATCGCGGAGTCTATGTCAAAAAATTGTCACAATTCCCCAGAGCTTAATGTGTCATCTTTGAATTTTTTCTTTACTCCTGCtagcaaaataaagaaagaactAGAGAAACTAAAGACTGttagtccaaaacccaaagactcttttGTTGTGAATGACTAAAATGCAGCAAATCACTATATAAGTAATGTCTGACACAAGAGTGCATTGCTGGCAAGCTCACTCAGACAGTGTGTGGTATGTAACTGGTCCTTAaactaaaagacaaaatattgtatttcaCTGAGACAGTGGTGTGAATGTCTCAACTCATGCATGATTCTACTTCACCTTGAGATCAGGCAGATCAGGGAACAGTGGATGAGCCCCTTCATCCACCGCTTTGAACATGGCTCTGAGCACTCGTGGTAGGTCACTTCCAAATGTACGAAAGAGGATAGCAAAATCCCTTCCTTCCTGCACCAGGTCTTTGAGCAGCTGGAAGAAGGAGGGCAGGATCCAGTGGTACAGCTGGCCATCCTCACCTTTGACAGccagctctctgtctccctgcaggGAACAAAGTCAGTAACACATCATTTCACCAAAGAACAAGGAAGCTGTACAGGCTACGACTATGGCGACACCACTTTTGacagtgaaaaaatgtttcacaagcGTATTCTTAACACTTTGATAAGCATGACTGAACAGGTCCTGCAAAAGCGCAAAAGCTACAtaagtataaataaaaaaaaatttaagagagaaaaaaaattggtcAAACTACATTCTAGATGTCTGAAAGTCATTTGTGAAGGATTCATTGAGAAACAGCTGGTTATCGGTTAGTTAGCATTTAGTCTAACAACAATGAAAGTGATCCCTTAAAAACCTTCTCAAGAAGTAGAGGGaagcagaggaaacaccacaaaatattttctcaataaaacatgacacagtttCAATCAAATCAGTGcatcaaggttttttttgtacattaatCCATCAGGTCCGGTCCATTGCAACACACTACTCTGGCACCATTCCTCTCTTCATACATCCATGGCAGCAtcataaaataaagtgtttattggaaaaataatcaatataCACTTCCAAGTGCAGGATGAcccatcaacatttttaatgtgtttccatGAAGGTAACTCTAAAATACCAgtgaaaatagttttaaaatatTGCTTTTGGGTATATTCAGGCCTGACACTGGTGTACAGCTGCAATATGGAGCAAGACATCTGTGATTAAGGAAAACTTAAATAGTAATTTTGACTTTAACTAGGAATgcacgattttttttttttttgttcagctgaTATTGACTAACAATAATCTGCTTTTCATGGCTTATACCGATAAGATACCAGAcaatttcacagtttgttttttaaaaaggagctCCTAGACTTTAGGGTAAGATAGGAAAAGATGTAGcgagcaaagatggatgaatAGTATTCCACCGCTCTaataagatttgttgtgttaaaactcGTACACTCCTCTCTGAACCCTCGGGAATATGTTTTCAAATTGCAGCGATGTtgtctgtgatgttgttgtcaCCGTGTTTTATTCTCTAATCTACATTGAGGGGCTCCACCCTGGTGCAGCAATGTGACATCATGAGCACAACGGGCTGCACTTGTTCTCCTTGTTTCTCTTCTCGTAAATGCTGTACGTGGAAGTAATTTGGCTTCATATTATTCATATTTGGCATCCCTACtataaacaactgaaacagatTAGGGTTT
This window harbors:
- the si:dkey-32e6.3 gene encoding uncharacterized protein si:dkey-32e6.3, which gives rise to MAEFGENSGRQAEEHDGTNSRNVPEPLCGTGDSSVTVPRGPWSSNHEQGKKVVLHVDLNNTILVSDAVTGQGTVAALDYFLTTVTWGKMNKHGTWEWLSDSPSLLPPCSDAVSYCSQFGRIPGFTSTAGRRFRGILEEHLQLLRWPDGVKGDRELAVKGEDGQLYHWILPSFFQLLKDLVQEGRDFAILFRTFGSDLPRVLRAMFKAVDEGAHPLFPDLPDLKLSVNMTAGKIRCSKRGIVLSRAEDRVSTRDGERGLYQYLSSVQGLGGFQDHFDWWACNTFSIRGGKPLWVDPFDQNVQHIFIDDNIRQNDEDTIVQPKVFLDPDGAETRTACTSELYDITLVQTDLLRAISDPSYFTQRVHICLENYDRNLQQGAG